The following is a genomic window from Nymphalis io chromosome 23, ilAglIoxx1.1, whole genome shotgun sequence.
CTGTTAATACTCTCTCGCTCGAGGCACAAAAATTCGCTTATCTGATATGTCAATTTCAAGTTTTAATCCGTTTGCAAccgtatatatttgttttatattcaaattccaTATGCGTTTATTGTttcaaatcttttatttttttttccatttttttcaaTCGTTTTGTTCATTATCATCATCCTTTAAGAACTTAAGTTTTTTCCAAAAAGTAATTGTTTCATTGaacatatattcatttaattatttagataaataaatatttgtatacgtgttatttagtaaataacattaatatttatgctatatatttacttgtaacaatattgttttttggGTGTGGTTAAAACAGTGGATTTTTCTTCGATAGCAGAAGACGAGCAGAGGTTTTCCACGGCGTGGTTTCGCGGTCATTACCCACCAACAGTAGTTAATTTTAAGGTTACACAGCACACACGCACTTTAGTTAGTTATAGTTTGTAGTAATTGTCTGTTCACTAATTGTagtaatttttatgaaaaattcgGGAACTAAACGTATATAAAGCAGATAGGAACAAGGATTGAACCTATCGTTTGTGTgcgtatataatagtaatatgcGTACGAGTATTATCAATGTAAATTTTATGCgttatatctattatttataggCACTTATTATTCAttactgtttattatttattatttaattttatttatttattgaatggcGCAGTCAATATGtaatacctttatttatttcctCAGAGCTATAAGACACCTAACAAATTGTGCTATCAATTGGAACACAGATTGCAAAGACGCTACTGACAGTCATTTTAACGATGAAAGTATCAAAGGCCACATCCACGTCGTCAACAATATTTGTGATGATGAATGGTTTCTCATAAGTAGgtttgattttattgatttatctaatactgcaaaaatatttagttttaaatcaaGTAAACcttatgaagccgagatggcctagtggttagaacgcgtgaatcttaaccgatgatcgtgagttcaaacccgggcaagcacccctgaattttcatgtacttaatttgtgattataatccatcttgtgcttgacggtgaaggaaaacatcgtgaggaaacctgcatgtgtctaatttctttgaaattatgtcaatatttattgtaccaacccgcattggagcaacgtggtggaataagctctaaaccttctcctcaaaaaaggaggccttatcccagtgggacatttacaggctgttactgtcaaACCTTATGAATctaataaattagttataaacTCCTTGATCtcgattttattgtttgttgCTATCTTCTTTGTCATGTTAGCAGCTATCAAAATCATATATCTAATTAGGgaccatttttaaattttgattatgattatttttatagatcatACAACATATTACAAGACTGTGCCCTCAATATTAATACCTAGGctctaataaaaacatttcaatttgaaCTCCGTTTTCATAATAAACTGTGTATTTTTATGAAAGAATGTTCAATATTTTTGCATAGTCAAAAATAATTTCCGGTAATTCAGGATTTCGGTTCCCTTAATTTTcccttaatttatttgattgacATTTAGGCATTGGTACCGTCACGATCCACGAGTCAGCAGTCTTATTTTTACgaaaaatatgtcaaattaaaaGCCGGCAAAAAGGGATTTTTTTCTCCTAATTGCCAATTCACCTGATTGTAGTTGTTTCCTTTAAATGAAacgtttaatgaaataaaaaaagttaatcatttataatcgctgcaaataattcaaaatgttacttcaatttcaactttaatttaCGCAATTTTTTCGGAATTTTTCAACTTTCAACCACCTTTTTAATATGGGCTAATAAACTTTATACATATTCTAGTTATGGGCAAAATACTACTGTATGAAAAAAACCATtgcctattataaaaataagaataagaagACAGAAACTCCACGCTCAAACATTCTAAACATTAATTGAAATCTCTGAATATGTATTAACTAATATAAGCCGTATGGATTATTTTAATCCATGCTTAACTATCTAAAATCGAACATGCTCGAATTTAGGTCCACAAGTTTAGATATTTAATCTGCTCTTATTTGCTATGGTTGATTAGATTTATCTGTATTTTTCTAGTTAGTTTAATTTGgattcaataaaaaagtagtAATTAAGTTAACCTGGTAATTCTAATTGCTATTTTGCTTATAACTAAATAGTTatctatcattattattattatatctgttGCTTCAAATACCGTCACCATTATCATAATATCATGGCCTTTCTCCAATTCTTACTAGCAAATCAACAAGATCTTAAATTAACTTCCAGCAAAATGGCTTCAAAACAATGAAAACCTAAGTTCTAtgacattgttatatttgtgaTTCTGTTTTTAATTTGCTAATACTACAACATTTCAGGATACGATGAGATTGCGCTCTGCGTTGAAAGTTCAACAGATTCTTGGGAAACCTGTTACATTAATTTCAAGAATTCGGTTGAAGAGTATAAGAATACTAGCCAAGAATGGACACATTATGAAGTACATTTTAAGCTATGTTGGTaagataaatgttttaattttggcTTTTATTGGCTATTATGTAGTTCTGTCTGCGTGTTAGAAGTATTGTTGAGTTAGTAGTGATCCCATTGGTTGGCATCGTGTTCTGTTAAAGGATAGTTTACGTGACTTAGatgaaataatgttaaaaatagagCAGTATATATGAGTTACTCATTTTGTTAGTGGCTAGAACTAATAAGTGTATTGCTGCAAATCATGAGTGAATGATTGGTCCTGGGTGAATCTCCAGGTTGGGCTATAGgttatacattttttgtgaAGGATTTCTCATTATCGGTCcaggtataaatttaaaaattaaaattgacccGACCAGAGAAAACATCACATtgtttcaacaataattatcgTTTTAACAAATTCcggtgaattattttttaacttaaaacatttcattagtacaaaagttatttgtttgtttaaaattggTATTCTTTGTATTTACGTTATGGCCATTCTTTTTAAGATATATGTTCTTATAATATTGTTGATCTGTCtatttatgcttataataatagttaatttggCTTATAAAGGATATTTAACGTGGTGATAGAGAGTtgctgtaaatacatactttaaacacacacacatacacacattggAAGTTACTTATCTACCGAGCagcactatttatttatttagttatttaactttttacctttatatttttcctttttttattgtattaggtacgGAGACTGGTAAGtgggctacctgatgataagtggcaACCACTGCCAATAGACGttggaactgtaagaaatattaaatgtttttacatgGCTATCAATGCGATGCTAACCtaaaatgttatttcccttgATACAGTTACACACTTGATACAGTTGTGTGTGTTGTTTGACGGTAAAGCAAGAACGGGCTTGAACCAGCGAAAAATGTAGCATATGCTGTTGTTTCATAAACGTTAAGTATAAAGGTGCCAGTGTAATTCGATGCACAATTGTTTATGCACTGCCAATGGAATAGGAATAGTTAGTTCTTAGAGTGTCAATTTATTGAatgttaatgataatttaacCTTATAACTATTGGATGgtacattttatcaaaatttcctatatccattttaaaaatatcagtttTCGTCTTCGCttgcgtcataattcagaaaTGCGAAATACCAAGTTCCAAAGATAGATATCATCCCCGTCAGTTATCATATATGTAGATATTCTAGATatctaattcttaaaattccttctcactcttcttctttttataccaattctttctctgtccaagcagttcgcctatggaattctttaccactccacttaagacaatctcaaactattaacacatttaaaattcgactcaaggcatattatttatctttataattatcagagagtgttgttttattatctgccgcactttatttttttttatttatttcatgtccttcacccaaaggttgtctggaagagatcgctcttttagcgataagaccgccttttgtacaaaatagttttcgtttcttttgtgtttgtgtttaaaatggttttgtaactcttttggtgtaaaataaagcatattctattctattctattctagatATTTCATGGGTATAAGCTCATAATGAAGTATATATAATCTCTTTTATATACTGTGAATTTAGTTGGTAGTGTCAAAATGCTCGATATCCAAGCTAACAGTATTGACAAACTACAAAATTCTCTTTAGTAAAAACCAATACCGGCATTGAATAAAACATGAGGCCTTTGGTATGATGTTAAATTACAGTAAAGCttgttgaattttaaaacagcggaatttaaaatttgttgaaatatatatttttataataatagagtaACACATGGTGGATCTTAGTCGTTGATAGTGGATTCAAATGCAGCGATCAAGTACCACTGAGTTATCACgtggttaatttttatttatactttatctcGTACAAGGCTGCAAAAGGAAACAAAATTATGGAAACATCTGTGTCTAATAAAATACTGTCACTTGTTCAGCACTTAGGAGTGGAATAAATATGAACCGTGCTTACTTACTCGTACTTActcgttactggtggtagggctttgtgcaagctcgtctgggtaggtaccacccactcatcagatattctaccgcaaaacagcaatacttgatattgttgtgttccggtttgaagggtgagtgagccagtgtaattacaggcacaagggacataaaatcttagttcccaaggttggtggcgcattggctataagcgatggttgacatttcttacaatgccaatgtctaagggcggttggtgaccacttaccatcaggtggcccatatgctcgtcctccttcctaaaaaaaaaaaaaaaaaaaaaaaaaaaaaaaaaaaaaaaaaaaaaaaaaaaaaaaaaataataatatatatatatatataaataatctttgacgtggtaaatatttttcgggttactaaattatttttattaaaaaggtaaAACAAAGGCCTTAAATCAAGATTGCTGTTCTACAGTtcgttgttataaaaaaaatgttttggcaAACTTCTTTAACCATCTCTTGCTGATAAAAACCAAGGaccatacttatatatactaacaattttttattgtattaggtacttagactggtaagtggtcactaccgtctataaatataatcattgtaagaaatattaacttctacttacgccaccaaccttgggagctatgatgttatgttccttgtgcctgtaattgtacttacacaacttttttttatatattgtaattagttCTTGTTTATTTTAGCGCAAGATCTCGATTCCGCCGCTGCACTCTGGAATCGCTTTTCATTAAGCCAACTCAATGTACACAAGAACAAGCGGCCACACTCCAGAAGTTCTCAGTTATTGTATCCGAAGGAGGAGTTTATCAGGtgactattatttataacaaacttaGTTtctgtcggtgaaggaaaacatcgtgaggaaacctgcatgtgtctaatttcactgaaattctgccacatgtgaattctaccaacccgcattggagcagcgtggtggaataagctccaaaccttctcctcaaaaaagaggagaggaggcctttagcccagcagtgggacattcacaggctgttacggtagttTCTGTCATTGTCGTCTTATTTCTGACTTTCACATCTCTCTTCCTACCTCAATAAAGTCATCATAGAATttcctattataatataacataagacaattatatctatatatctgCTTCATGATATTCCCATACTATATGCACACTATATGtgtacatatacacatatactcATACAACTACGCACACAGACAGCCACTGATAATATCTCTAagaagtagatttttttttaaatgttgtctTTCAAAAAACCAAATTTACGCCAGCGTGGGAAGTAATGCTTGATAAAACTAGATTATGCACTAATTAACAGATCATGCCTTGATTTGTTTTGaaaaatcacaatatttattttttcaaaaggtCTATAcccaaaattgtaatttgtttgAATATGTCAAATGATcggatgtttaaaaaaaattgataaatgtaaaatataataagatatgggaataatataatagttattagaACTATAACAATATACCAATGgatacaatttaaaaagtacacattattattttttacttatgttAGAAAAGCAGAACTGTTCACATCATGGattgtctataaataatattactgcgAGTATCAAAAACATTATGTTGCTTTTGCCTGTAATAATGCAAGCAATGCAATGAATTGATGTGTGAaggtagaaaaaaatatgtggcCGTCACGGGACTCCAAGCAGCAACCATGTGAAACATTGACATTAATGGTTACTTTGTGAGAGTGAAATAATTACTTGGCGTGTTACTTGGTAGTAGGATTTTCTGCAAGCTTGTCTGTGTacctacccactcatcatatattctgccACCAAATAGTAATACCTCTATTGTTATGTGTCAGTTTGAAATGAGTGAGAGtgtacgagggacataacatcttaactcTCATGGCTggtggcattggcgatgtaagtaatggttaagaTTCTTACAAATCCAATGCCTATGGTCAGTTGAGATAACGTAGCCCAAATAGGCGGCCTATCtgctagtctgcctacctaattaaattagtttaaaataataatagaaagccaatgaataaatatggaataaaataaataaaaacagagtatcgttaataaaataaatatgtatgtagtatacgCTCCACTGATGGACAAGGTAGGAgggagcgtcatgccgtttgtcgTCTTAAGCCCTTACTTAGTAACCGACTAAATAGTCGGTCTTACGTCCAAGGCGCGCCAAATAATTGTTTCACGTCAACAACATGCCCAAGTTGTACCCATCTAGACGGGGAATGTGCAACGACTGTAATTCTGCTTAAAGTTGTGTATCTAcgtattacaaaaacaaatattcacaatGATCTAATTTGAAATGGAATATAactaaagataaattattatttacagtacTCGTAATTTATCTGTGAGTGCCAAATTTtaccataattattaaaaagtctGTATACAATTAATCATACATTTTAACATCGCAGAAAAGCGAGCAGTatcatttaaaaacatcaaatgATTAAGCGAGTTCCTCATACAGCCATTTCGAATAAATTCATCATAGCTTTTTAGATTAAAGTAAATCTGCGCATAAAGTGACGCTTTTGCGACGAAAATAAAGCAGCTACTATACTTAGTGTACGATATGTACTGTAGGTAAATACCATTTGTAAACTATCCAAGTTAAAAGGACTATTCATACACATTTCGTCTTTGTTGTAAGTTTAAACCCTAATGTTCTAATCCTATATCCTTAGGACTGTGACCGTAACATGATGTACGCAAACTGCCCAGGCGGAGACCCCCGACCAACTAGTACTATGTTGAAACGGCTGATGAGCGCTGAAGCCCACAATAGAGGGCACAAGCTACGTCAAGGAATGGagacatttgtttttgttttcttattaaaattaaattaaaatatttttaattatttacgatGTGTGTAATGATACATAAATGTCCCGCTGAGCCTTCTTCTAGAAATCTTCTCATTAGAAGGAAGTATTAAAGCGTAATCTCTCTAAGTTTCCCCAGTGCATGTCAGATATAAATGTGACAGAACTCTTTCTGTGACAAAGTTCTTTTTGACAAGAATATGCTGGTGATatgattttttactttatctGTGAGTCAGTAAAATATCAGTAGCACTTCTTTTGCTTTGTTCTTAAAACTtaagaattgaaataaaaaatatatatatacatcaacaGCCTGCAggatattaaatacataatatttaaatatatttatacatctaAAGCTATACCGTCAAAATGTATTTTGACAGCTTAATACCTAATTAAGCCAATATTTACATAAGGTCCAATACCTTATGTAGATATTGTAGTGTAAATCCCAACTATAAGGAAAATATTCTAGGTAAGTGCTTCTACGAAAAAAAGTGAGAAAATCTGCATATTCTTGTATTCTACTAAGATCGTGTTAGGAACGTTCAATCTTTATTGACAGAGTACTGTCTAAGTCAGAATTTTTTCCAAAACATGCCCATCGTAGTCTGTATTTGTGTTTGTGGGCCCGCACCTACACatactctaccgccaaacagcaatatttactattgttgtgttccggcttgattAATATAATGGTAAATAGTgatcacttattattatatggcTAATTTGCTAATCTGTCTGTTTATGTAACTTTATCCGCTTAATTTGTAAATTGGACCATTTTGGCTCTAATGCagaacaaaaaatttaaaatcctaattaacaaatgaaaaaaaaaaacaatgaatgcAAAATGtggtataaattattgttacccTATACATCGTAACATACCACTACAGAAAAGTTTGCTTAGTCCCGGAAAATGCGactttaatttctgtttagaaACAAGGAAAGGCTTAACTGTTGTTTGTGGCTTAGCTTagacttacataatatatatacaagtatatcaAGGAAACACACGgcacacaaatatttaaaaatagcagaTAAATATTGCCCGATGTATGTATAACCAAGTTTTAAATCAAAACTGTTCCATTGGTCACAAATTTCgtcaaaaaacaaaacataagtgAATTTGAATTTGTGCGTCTTATTtcatttagtttataaaaaataaattcaaaagaaatacatacaaaaatacgaGTTTAGTGGATAGTGTTTATATTTTCCTCTAATTACTGATGCATACACCAGAATAGCAtggaaaatatcaatttaaactagtataacaatatataaaacattaacgatacaaatattagtatttgttagtatatacatattgatgcaaaataataaatgatcatTTCATTGTATCAATAGCATAACATTTCTTTCTTTAGACATTAAAAGTGTGGGAACTTGTGTCTATTGTTGGTATAGGTATATAGCTATTttgaattcttaaaatataatatgtgctGATCTTCTTAAAAtggactaataataatttagcgCAAAAAAATTATGACATCGAGTTGTAAAAATTAGTATAGTTTTGACCTTAGATCAAGTTTTAAGTGAGTAATACCTTACatagaattgttttttaaatttatttatttaaatacctataaattgattttattccaTTCGTTATACGATGagatgtttctttatttaaccaatccacaaaatattaatatttatttttattcttggctATTATAGGCCTTGTTAGCTTTTTTAGGTGCTGTTTAAGCGCAGACAAACCAAAGATGTATATTAAAAccacaaatacataaaaaatatataataaaaaatgaaaaattgtaCACTGGGATCTCTCAAAAAACAAAGCATAACAAAGCGTATTTAATATTGTGAGTTTTTATGAACGAACAcactagttataatataaaattcaactGGAAAAAATTGTGCCATTTTGCTAacgcccgtctgggtaggtacttaCCACTTATTTTAATTCTACCTTAATTAGTATTGCCTGTGTTTCAAGAGTGAGCAGTTCATTGTTGTTAAAGCTACAAAAGtatcttcaaaaatatttttcttatcttcgtttaagatattatagtaaatgcgaaattagaattttaagaatttgatatataatatcattattacaaTGATGATTTTCTGACTGGTTTCAGTCATGACATTTCTAAGGGAGACTAgctagatataataataataataatatcctgagacatttttcacacacggccatatgatctcaaattaagcttgtacagagcttgtgctatggaaaccagacaactgatatactacatatacttattttcttttataaatacatacttatataaataattacacccagactcaggacaaacagatatgttcatgcacacaactgtctgtcctgggtgggaatcgaacccacaactttcggcgtgaaaggcaagtatctaccaaccatgccaaccgactcgtcaaatgtttatattttgcaaatatgtGTGGGCGCAAAAACAAGCGCACTGTTTATTCTTCGACCTTccttaaattacaaaattttggaAGAGGTTATCATAAGTCTATTTTCCTGTGCCTTCTTACTAACAGAAAAAACCTAATGGTGTTTCAATCAGATAGAGTTTGGATTGGTTATCTCCCCACAATTATtcccatttttaattttattattgaatacgtCGATGACAGCAAAAAAATTTGTAACAAACAATTTtgaggttaatatttttaaaacaccaTTTGTTAAAACCTCAGCGTTCGAGGTcgttaatattgaatttatatcaTTGTCAACGTCAATAAAGAACTTGGcagttaaacaaattatttttgtatgggCGCActaacagtattttttatagtgggaaatatatagttttaagcaAAAAAGGAATAAGGAGAaagttttagattatttttattagtagccacataataatagttatgtcctccggaccgatttcggcgtGGCCACGGCAGctaatcttaagagagattagcataCTGCTaaggacatattatattgtgaggtaacctacccagacgagcttgcacaaagaatTACCACCAGCAGGAAATGACGCCTTCATTCTATCTTGACCTTCACTTGTTTCTTaaagtaaactaaaatataaacttataaattacGATACAATTACTTctcgattaaataaaataacttataattttacTGAGTGCTATGACGATATTGTATATacgatattgtatatataatatactttattattaaaatacaaaattttaattatacaatgaatattttgaagtatattaaatttcagaaatattatttatgggtAAAATTACCTCCGTCTACAGGTTCGTGACCAAAATATTGAGGATAGGTTTCAATATACATTATACGGAGAACGGATGTTATCAATTTCAATTTCGCATTAGTTTGTATTAAGttacgatatataatataaggggCAACGATGTTGGAGAAACTTTCAGGCTTGATAgggataaaatcaaattaattatgaaatttaattttgaattttaaaattataaatgtttatagaaAGCGTCGcgttataatatacattcaaaaacggtttattatttaataatctataaacTAACGATATCAATAAACACGAATAatccacgaaaataaaactaaaaattattatgtaattaaattaattatattttaatttcccaAAAAAGCAGGAATTAATGCAGAGAAAAAAGAATCGGTGATGACTTCAATACAACTATTTGAATTCATCTACATTGTTGTAACTTAACCCAAAAAATAGGTTCTTGAGAAATCAGTACGTACAAATGGACTCTAGTTCAACCAAATGCATTAAACTACATTCTTTGTAGGGGTTTTGCGCATTGTTctagattaaaattaaacattccttCGACTTTGTTCTTGAAAAGtacaaatgaataattattttattcgttcaaGCTATTTTAGTTTTGCGGTTCAAAGAAATACTATTTGCAGACTTTTGTTTTTAAGGAACAGTAAATAGTCTGTTTATTTGAGCACCACAAAATTATTGAgctaattttagtatttttttatctttaaaagcTCAAAATTTGTCCATGATAATTCTATAACTTACAAATTGAAGACATACTTATATGaataaatgagaaataaagtCTCCTTCATGAAAAAAACTCTAGGTAGGTGAACGACTAGAACCACGGGCATAATTTAGTATTCTAAGTAATGCTACTAAATCCTatgctatttaaaaaagtactcTAACGATCTTGATAAAGTTTGGTAGCCGGGTTTTTTATCGGTGCAATACCAGAGCTTAGCTTCTTAAAATGAtgctagaaatataaattatatattttatttcatatcctGTATTGAACaggaattaatataaaactaaaattaacaaGTCAAGTTGACAAACCTTCATGTCGGTAAGCTCTTACAAATTTAAGAGGATGTATAGAAATTCATAGGATAAATTAATCTaagaataaagatttataataataaagatgggtatttaatataatacaggcggcccatatactcgtccgtctattaatactataaaaaataaataaattgaaaatcatTTAATGCAGCCAGTTAGAAATCTCGGCTCTTAAATACCActtaatatcttttataatataggctTAGTCCAATGCCTGCGTAATCT
Proteins encoded in this region:
- the LOC126777454 gene encoding uncharacterized protein LOC126777454, producing MRTIFVKFLDLNYDDKSISRSVRESGDDEFEPVTVPSKDSEIIPYNLNCDDFTQYAVNCTAEAALIYNSSRMSPPYPAKVSDWCRAIRHLTNCAINWNTDCKDATDSHFNDESIKGHIHVVNNICDDEWFLIRYDEIALCVESSTDSWETCYINFKNSVEEYKNTSQEWTHYEVHFKLCCARSRFRRCTLESLFIKPTQCTQEQAATLQKFSVIVSEGGVYQDCDRNMMYANCPGGDPRPTSTMLKRLMSAEAHNRGHKLRKCFYEKK